In Agelaius phoeniceus isolate bAgePho1 chromosome 14, bAgePho1.hap1, whole genome shotgun sequence, a single genomic region encodes these proteins:
- the LOC129125874 gene encoding G-protein coupled receptor 83-like isoform X2: protein MPHSLLQPSRSQGTGFLEEFDHYSSLAKLMSIYHARNRSIFNWTESRIVEWEKFAELAKYEPESQKPTVKALLIVAYSVIIIMSLFGNMLVCHVVLKNKKMHSATSLFIVNLAVSDIMITLLNTPFTLVILNPLKQRMSLTKGALSISVIWLMATCFSLPHAVYQKLFQYNYREATVRSLCLPDFPEPAELVWKYLDLSTFLLLYLLPLLIITVTYMRLAKKLWLRNAIGDVTMQQYVTHLRNKKKSIKMLMLVVVVFAVCWFPLNCYVVLISSLGIRTKNSLYFALHWFAMSSTCYNPFIYCWLNESFRAGLRSLLCVCQRVPQPRERALPPRAMSCCEAWLEQARCRKGLAPQASCSTRNLPMASTDL from the exons ATGCCTCACTCACTGCTCCAGCCATCCAGGTCACAGGGGACAGGGTTTCTTGAGGAGTTTGACCATTACTCTTCCCTGGCCAAACTCATGTCCATCTACCACGCAAGGAACAGGAGCATCTTCAACTGGACAGAGAGCCGCATTGTTGAGTGGGAGAAATTTGCTGAGCTGGCTAAATATGAGCCAGAGTCCCAGAAGCCAACAGTGAAAGCGCTGCTAATCGTGGCCTACTCGGTCATTATCATCATGTCTCTCTTTGGGAACATGCTGGTGTGCCACGTGGTGCTGAAGAACAAGAAGATGCACTCAGCCACCAGCCTCTTCATCGTCAACCTGGCAGTGTCAGACATCATGATCACACTGCTCAACACACCTTTCACCTTG GTCATCCTGAACCCACTGAAGCAGAGGATGTCCCTGACAAAGGGAGCTCTGAGCATCTCTGTCATCTGGCTGATGGCAACCTGTTTCTCCCTGCCCCATGCTGTCTATCAAAAGCTTTTCCAGTATAACTACAG GGAAGCCACCGTCCGGAGTCTGTGCCTCCCTGACTTCCCCGAGCCTGCAGAGTTGGTCTGGAAGTATCTGGACCTGTCTaccttcctccttctttacctcctgcccctgctgatCATCACTGTCACCTACATGCGCCTGGCCAAGAAGCTGTGGCTGCGCAATGCCATCGGGGACGTCACCATGCAGCAGTATGTCACCCACCTCAGGAACAAGAAGAAGAGCATCAAGATGCTGatgctggtggtggtggtctTTGCAGTCTGCTGGTTCCCCCTGAACTGCTACGTGGTGCTGATCTCCAGTCTGGGCATCAGGACCAAGAACTCGCTCTACTTCGCGCTGCACTGGTTCGCCATGAGCAGCACCTGCTACAACCCCTTTATCTACTGCTGGCTGAACGAGAGCTTCCGCGCGGGGCTGCGCTCCCTGCTCTGCGTCTGCCAGAGGGTGCCACAGCCTCGGGAGCGGGCACTGCCACCCAGGGCCATGTCCTGCTGTGAGGCGTGGCTGGAGCAGGCCAGGTGCAGGAAGGGACTGGCCCCCCAGGCCAGCTGCTCCACCAGGAACCTCCCGATGGCCAGCACGGACCTGTGA
- the EDA2R gene encoding tumor necrosis factor receptor superfamily member 27 has protein sequence MACQESEYLDDQKKCVPCRKCMPGQELSKDCGDGSGGDAQCVACPPRKFKDRWGHHGCKPCLSCALINRLQKSNCTATADAVCGECLPGFYRKARISGQLEWECIPCTKQTPSSEPQCRSRTNLVKVAVPTVPPQDTALLALTSSALVIIVLVLLALSIIYCKRFWKSQCQRVFLRTQNFSGQRATFPTAAAPGRFLCEEQMSGPCCLGVKNLSPCYRQAEGPVEAVQFISDGEAVGLQLPSLQPEMDLPPAIAASTASKAQLGRSLLESQPLIRASGHGDCLEGVLPPPAPRQGTVEALAPLSSCASEMQHKWPHAPVECTELDLQKFSSQAEFVGGERLEDAAGRAVKRIPAESSAGVQERAHHLPTAEIPPGEQPVDDAQSLVTQISSTASGLPIAELPHSLVQSLAFLLDPSLSGVKNFSHVALELGLMPQLLGRISGFEQLVAHFTSAGAAVTVPLLARALQRLQRFDALLLLCDHFTLSPAPDRQR, from the exons ATGGCCTGCCAAGAGAGTGAGTACCTGGATGACCAGAAGAAATGTGTCCCCTGCAGGAAGTGCATGCCTGGGCAGGAGCTTTCCAAG GACTGCGGCGATGGCAGTGGCGGGGACGCGCAGTGCGTGGCCTGCCCTCCCAGGAAGTTCAAGGACCGCTGGGGACACCACGGCTGCaagccctgcctgtcctgtgccCTCATCAACCGCCTGCAGAAATCCAACTGCACGGCCACGGCCGACGCTGTCTGCGGGGAGTGCCTGCCGGG GTTCTACAGGAAGGCGCGGATCAGCGGGCAGCTGGAGTGGGAGTGCATTCCCTGCACCAAGCAGACGCCGTCCTCCGAGCCACAGT GTCGCTCCAGAACAAACCTGGTGAAGGTCGCTGTCCCTACTGTGCCACCACAGGACACAGCCCTTCTTGCACTGACCAGCAGTGCCCTGGTCATCATTGTCCTGGTGCTTCTGGCACTTTCCATCATCTACTGCAAGCGATTCTGGAAAAGCCAGTGCCAGAGAG TCTTCCTGAGGACTCAGAACTTCTCGGGCCAGCGAGCAACGTTCCCAACTGCAGCAGCACCCGGCAGGTTCCTGTGTGAGGAGCAGATGTCTGGACCCTGCTGCCTGGGTGTGAAGAATTTGAGCCCTTGCTACAGGCAGGCAGAAG GCCCCGTGGAAGCAGTGCAGTTCATTTCTGATGGGGAGGCCGTGGGTCTCCAGCTCCCCTCTCTCCAGCCAGAGATGGACTTGCCACCAGCCAttgcagccagcactgcctccaaggcccagctgggcaggagcctcCTGGAAAGCCAGCCCCTGATCCGGGCCTCAGGCCACGGTGACTGCCTGGAGGGGGTCctgccgccccccgcccccagGCAGGGCACGGTGGAGGCCCTGgcccccctctcctcctgtgccTCTGAGATGCAGCACAAGTGGCCCCATGCCCCCGTGGAGTGCACTGAGCTGGACCTCCAGAAGTTCTCCAGCCAGGCGGAGTTTGTGGGTGGTGAGCGGCTGGAGGACGCGGCCGGCAGGGCTGTGAAGAGGATTCCAGcagagagcagtgctggggtgcAGGAGAGGGCTCATCACCTGCCCACAGCTGAAATCCCACCCGGGGAGCAGCCG GTGGATGATGCCCAGAGCCTGGTGACTCAGATCAGCAGCACGGCCAGTG GTCTCCCAATAGCAGAGCTGCCCCATTCCTTGGTGCAGTCTCTGGCCTTCCTGTTGGACCCTTCCTTGAGCGGTGTGAAGAACTTCAGCCACgtggctctggagctggggctgatgCCGCAGCTGCTGGGGCGGATTTCGGGCTTTGAGCAGCTGGTGGCACACTTCACCTCTGCGGGAGCTGCGGTCACCGTCCCTCTGCTGGCGCGGGCGCTGCAGCGGCTCCAGCGCTTCGACgccctcctcctgctctgcgaCCACTTCACGCTCAGCCCCGCGCCCGACCGCCAGCGCTAG
- the LOC129125874 gene encoding G-protein coupled receptor 83-like isoform X1: MPHSLLQPSRSQGTGFLEEFDHYSSLAKLMSIYHARNRSIFNWTESRIVEWEKFAELAKYEPESQKPTVKALLIVAYSVIIIMSLFGNMLVCHVVLKNKKMHSATSLFIVNLAVSDIMITLLNTPFTLVRFVNSTWIFGKAMCHISRFVQYCSLHVSTLTLTAIALDRHQVILNPLKQRMSLTKGALSISVIWLMATCFSLPHAVYQKLFQYNYREATVRSLCLPDFPEPAELVWKYLDLSTFLLLYLLPLLIITVTYMRLAKKLWLRNAIGDVTMQQYVTHLRNKKKSIKMLMLVVVVFAVCWFPLNCYVVLISSLGIRTKNSLYFALHWFAMSSTCYNPFIYCWLNESFRAGLRSLLCVCQRVPQPRERALPPRAMSCCEAWLEQARCRKGLAPQASCSTRNLPMASTDL, encoded by the exons ATGCCTCACTCACTGCTCCAGCCATCCAGGTCACAGGGGACAGGGTTTCTTGAGGAGTTTGACCATTACTCTTCCCTGGCCAAACTCATGTCCATCTACCACGCAAGGAACAGGAGCATCTTCAACTGGACAGAGAGCCGCATTGTTGAGTGGGAGAAATTTGCTGAGCTGGCTAAATATGAGCCAGAGTCCCAGAAGCCAACAGTGAAAGCGCTGCTAATCGTGGCCTACTCGGTCATTATCATCATGTCTCTCTTTGGGAACATGCTGGTGTGCCACGTGGTGCTGAAGAACAAGAAGATGCACTCAGCCACCAGCCTCTTCATCGTCAACCTGGCAGTGTCAGACATCATGATCACACTGCTCAACACACCTTTCACCTTG GTCCGCTTTGTGAACAGCACGTGGATTTTTGGGAAGGCCATGTGCCACATCAGCCGCTTTGTGCAGTACTGCTCCCTCCACGTGTCCACACTGACCCTGACAGCCATCGCCCTCGACAGGCACCAG GTCATCCTGAACCCACTGAAGCAGAGGATGTCCCTGACAAAGGGAGCTCTGAGCATCTCTGTCATCTGGCTGATGGCAACCTGTTTCTCCCTGCCCCATGCTGTCTATCAAAAGCTTTTCCAGTATAACTACAG GGAAGCCACCGTCCGGAGTCTGTGCCTCCCTGACTTCCCCGAGCCTGCAGAGTTGGTCTGGAAGTATCTGGACCTGTCTaccttcctccttctttacctcctgcccctgctgatCATCACTGTCACCTACATGCGCCTGGCCAAGAAGCTGTGGCTGCGCAATGCCATCGGGGACGTCACCATGCAGCAGTATGTCACCCACCTCAGGAACAAGAAGAAGAGCATCAAGATGCTGatgctggtggtggtggtctTTGCAGTCTGCTGGTTCCCCCTGAACTGCTACGTGGTGCTGATCTCCAGTCTGGGCATCAGGACCAAGAACTCGCTCTACTTCGCGCTGCACTGGTTCGCCATGAGCAGCACCTGCTACAACCCCTTTATCTACTGCTGGCTGAACGAGAGCTTCCGCGCGGGGCTGCGCTCCCTGCTCTGCGTCTGCCAGAGGGTGCCACAGCCTCGGGAGCGGGCACTGCCACCCAGGGCCATGTCCTGCTGTGAGGCGTGGCTGGAGCAGGCCAGGTGCAGGAAGGGACTGGCCCCCCAGGCCAGCTGCTCCACCAGGAACCTCCCGATGGCCAGCACGGACCTGTGA